One window of Methanospirillum lacunae genomic DNA carries:
- a CDS encoding carbon monoxide dehydrogenase beta subunit family protein — protein MAGDDSWIRAEMGGTSHASVIGKPEVIVALLNRVKRPIFIIGHEIAATSPDCESLTGFISTVSRVRHIPVLGTSPAVKGLISHGISIEAIMGGMEIADRLRDPEWKGFDNLGQYDLVLFAAIPYSFCWTILSGLRNSAPHLNTINLNRKYQPHATWSFGNIAVDPWKKQLQAAAVLLENGEKHV, from the coding sequence ATGGCAGGGGATGATTCTTGGATACGGGCAGAGATGGGAGGAACATCCCATGCATCAGTTATCGGGAAACCCGAAGTCATTGTTGCACTTCTAAATCGGGTGAAACGGCCAATATTCATCATCGGACACGAAATTGCAGCAACAAGTCCGGATTGTGAATCATTAACCGGATTTATAAGTACTGTTTCACGTGTCAGGCACATCCCGGTACTGGGAACATCTCCTGCAGTAAAGGGACTTATCAGTCATGGAATCAGTATAGAAGCTATTATGGGAGGGATGGAGATAGCCGATCGACTCAGAGACCCGGAGTGGAAAGGGTTTGATAATCTGGGTCAGTATGATCTTGTGCTGTTTGCTGCAATTCCCTATTCATTCTGCTGGACAATTCTGTCCGGACTTCGAAACTCGGCACCACACCTAAATACAATAAATCTGAATAGAAAATATCAACCGCATGCAACCTGGTCATTTGGGAATATTGCAGTAGATCCATGGAAAAAACAACTGCAGGCAGCCGCAGTTTTACTTGAAAATGGGGAAAAGCATGTTTGA
- the cdhA gene encoding CO dehydrogenase/acetyl-CoA synthase complex subunit alpha translates to MTVNRKNVTLTLDDLKSSAASLKNLKVSIGSLRGDQWDEDEGPTPMPSHTDLRNWDRMLLSRYKPLYLPFCDLCCLCTYGKCDLSGGKKGACGIGMEAQQSRIVLLAACIGAATHISHARHLVTHLIKTYGRRHLLDIGGNSIETEAPIIRLVCGIKPTTLGDLEIVLDYCERQTTELLAAAHTGQEGDAIDFESKVFHAGTMDHVGLEVADIAQISAFSFPKADPDASLIELGLGTVDAEKPVILVVGHNVPPAIEIIDYAREQNLSGTIEITGICCTAVDLTRYDPNAKIIGPISWQLRYIRSGVPDVIVVDEQCVRADLLIEAQQIYAPLIATSSMNCSGLPDRTGDEPEAIIEDLLSGKTPGVLILDPEKVGEVAVRTAIAVKEKGRNFRAIPPIEDLFELAKRCKGCQECSRVCPASMPLAIAVQQAGDGDLSALASLYDSCIGCGKCEDVCSKEIPVHSAILSAAETQICAERFNVRAGRGAIQDIEIREVGGPIVLGEIPGVVAFIGCANYGNGAKEVADMAREFARRRYIVVTSGCSAMAIGMYRNEDGQTPYEEFHGRFDAGGIVNVGSCVSNAHIAGATIKIASIFAKRSLRGNYEEIADYVYNRVGAVGIAWGAMSQKAAAIAAGFWRLGIPVIVGPHGSKYRRMLLGRKDKPEDWFVYDSRTGEKVQVGPVPEHLFIAAETPEEAMTLAAKLCMRPNDTSRGRSMKLTNYVDLYRRLYDQMPDDLNLFVRSQADIPITMKEQILPILEQKGYNEQPIPNPTMLKSQIRDAKE, encoded by the coding sequence ATGACTGTGAACAGGAAAAACGTTACACTTACCTTGGATGACCTGAAGTCCAGCGCTGCATCACTAAAGAACCTTAAGGTTTCCATAGGATCATTGCGTGGTGACCAGTGGGATGAGGATGAAGGGCCAACACCAATGCCTTCGCACACTGATCTCAGGAACTGGGATCGGATGCTTCTTTCCCGGTATAAACCCTTATATCTCCCATTCTGTGACCTATGTTGCCTTTGTACATACGGAAAGTGCGACCTGTCAGGAGGAAAAAAGGGTGCCTGCGGTATTGGGATGGAAGCACAACAATCCAGAATCGTACTACTTGCAGCCTGTATTGGCGCTGCAACCCATATTAGTCATGCCCGTCATCTCGTAACGCATCTTATCAAAACATATGGCAGACGCCATCTCCTTGATATTGGTGGAAATTCTATCGAGACTGAAGCACCAATCATCAGGCTAGTCTGTGGAATCAAACCAACCACACTCGGAGATCTTGAGATCGTTCTCGATTACTGCGAACGCCAGACCACCGAACTCCTTGCAGCTGCACATACCGGCCAGGAAGGTGATGCTATAGACTTTGAGTCCAAAGTCTTCCATGCCGGGACCATGGATCATGTTGGTCTCGAGGTTGCAGATATTGCCCAGATATCAGCATTCTCATTCCCGAAAGCAGACCCTGATGCATCACTCATTGAACTTGGACTTGGAACCGTTGACGCTGAAAAACCGGTTATCCTTGTTGTAGGGCACAATGTTCCTCCAGCAATCGAAATTATCGACTATGCCAGAGAGCAGAATTTAAGCGGAACAATTGAGATCACCGGGATATGCTGTACTGCGGTGGACCTGACCCGGTATGATCCAAACGCAAAGATCATCGGGCCGATATCATGGCAACTCCGCTATATCAGAAGCGGTGTTCCGGATGTGATTGTAGTAGATGAACAATGTGTCAGGGCTGATCTGCTCATTGAAGCACAACAGATTTATGCACCACTCATCGCAACCAGTTCCATGAACTGCTCTGGCCTTCCAGACCGGACAGGGGATGAACCTGAGGCGATTATTGAAGACCTTCTCAGCGGTAAGACACCAGGGGTTCTTATTCTTGATCCAGAAAAGGTTGGTGAAGTGGCAGTCCGGACTGCTATAGCAGTAAAAGAGAAAGGAAGAAATTTCAGGGCTATTCCACCAATAGAAGATCTTTTTGAACTGGCAAAACGGTGTAAAGGATGCCAGGAGTGTTCACGAGTATGCCCGGCTTCGATGCCCCTTGCTATCGCAGTTCAACAGGCAGGAGATGGAGATTTATCTGCACTAGCCTCTCTCTATGATTCCTGTATCGGTTGCGGGAAATGCGAAGATGTCTGTTCCAAGGAAATTCCGGTCCATAGTGCAATACTCTCTGCTGCTGAAACCCAGATTTGTGCCGAACGGTTTAATGTAAGGGCAGGCCGTGGTGCAATCCAGGATATCGAGATCAGGGAGGTTGGAGGCCCGATAGTTCTCGGTGAGATCCCGGGCGTTGTGGCTTTTATCGGTTGCGCAAATTACGGGAACGGGGCTAAAGAAGTCGCTGATATGGCACGGGAGTTTGCCCGGCGGCGATATATCGTTGTCACTTCAGGCTGCTCGGCAATGGCTATCGGGATGTACCGCAATGAAGACGGACAGACACCATACGAAGAGTTTCATGGCCGGTTCGATGCCGGAGGAATCGTGAACGTTGGATCCTGTGTCTCAAATGCTCATATTGCCGGTGCAACCATTAAGATTGCAAGTATATTTGCAAAACGGAGTCTCCGGGGCAATTACGAAGAGATTGCAGATTACGTGTATAACCGTGTCGGGGCTGTTGGAATAGCCTGGGGAGCAATGTCCCAGAAAGCAGCAGCAATTGCAGCTGGATTCTGGCGACTTGGCATTCCGGTCATCGTAGGCCCTCATGGATCGAAGTACAGACGTATGCTTCTTGGGAGGAAGGATAAACCAGAAGACTGGTTTGTGTATGATTCCCGGACCGGTGAGAAGGTACAGGTAGGCCCTGTACCTGAACACCTCTTTATTGCTGCAGAAACTCCGGAAGAGGCAATGACGCTTGCTGCAAAACTCTGCATGCGACCAAATGACACTTCCCGGGGAAGATCAATGAAACTTACCAATTACGTTGATCTGTACAGGCGCCTTTATGACCAGATGCCTGATGACCTCAACCTCTTTGTCAGGTCACAGGCTGATATCCCAATCACGATGAAAGAGCAGATCCTTCCCATCCTTGAGCAGAAAGGATACAACGAACAACCGATACCAAATCCAACCATGCTAAAATCACAAATACGGGATGCAAAGGAGTAA